One Papaver somniferum cultivar HN1 chromosome 10, ASM357369v1, whole genome shotgun sequence genomic window carries:
- the LOC113316584 gene encoding putative F-box protein At4g38870 codes for MDVRRGDQDFHEGCIGKEHVGIITNHVAKLGVDRTETYVSGTITGTPLVLCQHANSDQMFPSINSRSSTSHTLAGDDYIVCEILSRLRVKSLMRFKCVCKSWKSLIEKDPYFINLHFTRSKVVGRSILTEMFTTENYARVLSAKLLLPSEDGHGGGATFEREIPVGPHRCLDYLHMLNFVNGLICFLDRKEHSVRVYNPSTGESTPWIRSRIRKEPSPFRYINFGHYEFGYDPFTKEHKVLAMWVLDPRSTDFACEVLTVGKHLNKWRRIEDVPPVLPRKLGDHVHTNGSIYWQSDIYDSGVPSIVEFNVRSERFRVISLPNFIIREITKPYVASLMEVSGRLAVLALKTTIVDFRKDPLINSNNNSTSVKMCILYDSHDDNQNGSSNSNYHWMEESFSTPPFDWKLSWIEHMHPIQGTDLSIMQYPEDDDFSFYYYNWKRRSFSSKKFTINGISSVDASVKYMKGYFCFYTFNESLFRVN; via the coding sequence ATGGACGTTCGTCGTGGCGACCAAGACTTCCATGAAGGATGTATCGGGAAAGAGCATGTCGGAATCATTACAAACCATGTCGCAAAACTAGGTGTTGACAGAACTGAAACATATGTGTCTGGGACAATAACAGGTACACCTTTGGTTCTCTGTCAGCATGCTAATTCTGATCAAATGTTTCCATCCATTAACAGTAGAAGTAGTACTAGTCATACTCTAGCTGGTGATGATTATATAGTCTGCGAGATACTCAGCAGACTGCGAGTGAAGTCACTAATGAGGTTCAAATGCGTATGCAAAAGTTGGAAATCCTTGATCGAAAAAGATCCTTACTTCATTAATTTGCACTTTACTCGATCAAAAGTTGTTGGGAGATCCATTCTCACCGAGATGTTCACTACTGAAAATTATGCACGTGTATTATCAGCCAAGCTATTACTGCCATCTGAAGATGGCCATGGAGGAGGAGCAACTTTCGAAAGGGAAATTCCTGTTGGCCCCCATCGTTGCCTTGATTACTTACACATGCTCAATTTCGTCAATGGTTTAATCTGCTTCTTAGACAGAAAAGAGCATAGTGTTCGTGTCTACAACCCAAGCACCGGAGAATCAACTCCCTGGATAAGATCCAGAATTAGAAAAGAACCCTCACCTTTTAGATATATTAATTTCGGTCACTATGAATTTGGATATGATCCTTTCACCAAAGAGCACAAAGTGCTTGCCATGTGGGTTCTGGATCCAAGAAGCACAGACTTTGCCTGTGAGGTGTTGACTGTTGGCAAACACCTCAATAAGTGGAGAAGGATTGAGGATGTCCCACCAGTGCTTCCAAGAAAGCTTGGAGATCATGTTCATACAAATGGTTCTATATATTGGCAGTCTGATATCTATGATAGTGGAGTTCCTAGTATTGTTGAATTTAATGTTAGGAGCGAAAGGTTTAGAGTGATATCACTTCCTAATTTCATAATCCGAGAAATTACTAAACCTTATGTCGCCAGTTTAATGGAAGTCAGTGGCCGTTTAGCAGTATTAGCATTGAAGACAACTATAGTTGACTTCCGGAAAGATCCTTTGATAAACAGTAATAATAACAGCACATCTGTTAAGATGTGTATATTATACGATAGTCATGATGACAATCAAAATGGTAGCAGTAATAGTAATTACCACTGGATGGAAGAATCCTTCTCGACGCCACCATTCGATTGGAAGCTATCATGGATTGAGCATATGCATCCCATTCAAGGAACTGACTTATCTATCATGCAATATCCAGAAGACGATGATTTCTCATTCTATTATTATAATTGGAAAAGGAGAAGTTTTAGCAGTAAAAAGTTCACAATAAATGGAATATCCTCAGTTGATGCGTCTGTCAAATACATGAAGGGTTATTTCTGTTTTTATACTTTCAATGAAAGCCTTTTTCGAGTAAACTAA